From a region of the Gemmatimonadaceae bacterium genome:
- a CDS encoding agmatine deiminase family protein — protein sequence MTPGASAPPRMPAEWEPHQSTWIAWPHHEPDWPGKLEAVTWVYAEIARALAQSEPVEILCNDEGSRDLAAGKLAAHHVDPARFRLHIVPTDRVWLRDSAPTAVMRDGSLEWVGWEFNGWAKYANYALDAQVPDAVSDISGVPLQRAQRPDRAGPLVLEGGGIETDGAGTLLVTEEWLLSNAQVRNPGMTRKQYEDAFARYLGITRTVWLGEGCVGDDTHGHIDDVARFTSVDTVALAYEEDPADENHERSRDNLRRLRHASRERPLHVVRLPFPEPVMMRGERLPASYANFYVCNNSVLVPTFNDPADRIAMHALADLFPGRRVVGIHATDLVWGLGTIHCLTQQQPKANHGPQRT from the coding sequence ATGACACCCGGAGCTTCGGCCCCGCCGCGCATGCCCGCCGAGTGGGAGCCGCATCAGTCGACGTGGATCGCCTGGCCGCACCACGAGCCGGACTGGCCGGGCAAGCTCGAAGCGGTCACCTGGGTGTACGCCGAGATCGCGCGCGCGCTCGCGCAGTCCGAGCCGGTCGAGATCCTGTGCAACGACGAGGGCTCGCGCGATCTCGCGGCCGGGAAGCTCGCGGCGCATCACGTGGACCCCGCGCGCTTCCGGCTGCACATCGTTCCCACTGACCGCGTCTGGCTGCGCGACTCGGCTCCTACGGCGGTCATGCGCGACGGATCGCTCGAGTGGGTCGGATGGGAATTCAACGGCTGGGCCAAGTACGCCAATTATGCGCTCGACGCGCAGGTGCCGGACGCGGTCAGCGACATCAGCGGCGTCCCGCTGCAGCGCGCGCAGCGGCCCGACCGCGCCGGCCCGCTCGTGCTCGAGGGCGGCGGGATCGAGACCGACGGCGCCGGCACTCTGCTCGTCACGGAAGAGTGGTTGCTGTCGAACGCGCAGGTGCGCAACCCGGGAATGACGCGCAAGCAGTACGAGGATGCATTCGCGCGATACCTGGGGATCACTCGTACCGTATGGCTGGGTGAGGGCTGCGTGGGCGACGACACGCACGGCCACATCGACGACGTCGCCCGCTTCACGTCGGTCGACACCGTCGCGCTCGCGTACGAGGAGGATCCGGCCGACGAGAATCACGAGCGCTCGCGCGACAACCTGCGGCGCCTGCGGCACGCGTCGCGCGAGCGCCCGCTGCACGTAGTCAGGCTTCCGTTTCCGGAGCCCGTGATGATGCGCGGCGAGCGGTTGCCTGCGAGCTACGCCAACTTCTACGTCTGCAACAACTCCGTCCTGGTGCCCACCTTCAACGATCCCGCCGACCGCATCGCCATGCACGCGCTGGCGGATCTCTTTCCCGGCCGGCGCGTGGTCGGGATCCACGCCACCGATCTGGTGTGGGGACTCGGCACGATCCACTGTCTGACGCAGCAGCAGCCCAAGGCGAACCACGGGCCGCAGCGGACGTAG
- a CDS encoding DUF393 domain-containing protein, producing MRTAGPAPAYTVVYDGHCRVCNKLVAALRKWDRREALEIIPSQTPGLDVRFPWIPERAFPDSMQLVRATDGRTWEGAAAVEQLLDVLPRGRWIAWIFRVPLVRGLADRFYRWFARNRYHLGCGVHCRAHPRPGSG from the coding sequence GTGCGCACCGCGGGACCCGCGCCCGCCTACACGGTGGTGTACGACGGCCACTGCAGGGTGTGCAACAAGCTCGTCGCGGCGCTGCGGAAGTGGGACCGGCGCGAAGCGCTCGAGATCATCCCATCACAGACTCCGGGGCTCGACGTCCGCTTTCCCTGGATACCGGAGCGCGCCTTCCCGGATTCCATGCAGCTCGTGCGCGCGACCGATGGCAGGACGTGGGAGGGAGCGGCCGCGGTCGAGCAGCTCCTCGACGTGCTCCCGCGTGGACGCTGGATCGCGTGGATCTTTCGCGTTCCGCTCGTCCGGGGGCTCGCGGACAGATTCTACCGCTGGTTCGCGCGGAACCGCTATCACCTGGGCTGCGGCGTGCACTGCCGGGCCCATCCGCGCCCGGGAAGCGGATAG